The Chlorocebus sabaeus isolate Y175 chromosome 11, mChlSab1.0.hap1, whole genome shotgun sequence genomic interval TGATACTAATTATCCCCAacttagaaatgaagaaactgagatagaCAAAGTATGAAACTCATGCAAGATCACAGTTAATGACAGGTGGAGACAGTGCTTGAGTCCACGCAGTCTAGCTCCAGAGACCAATCTCTTTAACAACTCTATAGCTTCTTGGTAGTGCAGagccactgaaggattttaagcaggagAATTGTATGATAGGAGCATTTCAAAGATCACTCTGACTGTGTATGTTAAAAAGGCAATGGGGTGGTATgagtggaagcagagagactaGTTTTGAGGCTCATGCTTTGTCCACGTAAGAAGTTGATGGGGCTTAGATAGTGGTATTAACTccggaggaggagagagaagcagtAGGCCCAGGACATATTTTGAAGTGGAGTGATGGACATTACTTTACTGATGGAGGAGATGGGAGTAGGGAACTTTGAGGTAAAGAGAACAATTAAATCTAACTACTAGGCTTTTGGCCTGAGCAACCGGATGGGTTATGTTGCCATTTATGAAATGGGGAAGACCCAGAGAGGAGCAGGTaaggaggaagagatgggaaCCAAAAATTCTTTCTACACTAAGTTCTGTGTGAATATCAGTTAGATAGCTAAGTGGAGTTGTTGAAAAGGCCCTTGGGAAAGTTCAGGGCTGGAGATTTCAATGAGGGAACCATCAAAGATTGACTGTTCACTGCCCACAATTTTGTACAGTGAATACAAAAGAAATACCAGACATATTCCTTCCTTTCAAGGACTTGAAACACATTTGGAAAACAagactaaatatacaaaaaataacagagaatGGCTTCACACACTGAATAGCTACCCTTACTGAGCGCGGACTGAGTGCCAGGCTTTCTACTGGGTGCTTTATAAGCAGTCATCCTCAAAAACCCCATTTCAAAGGGAAGCCCCAGAGAGATCAAATAAATTGCCCAGGGTCAAGTcactagcaagtggcagagccaagatttaaACCAAGTCTCTCTGACCCAAGGCTATTGTGGACCACACTCCAAACTCTGCAGAGGTGCCGAAAGCCGGAGTGAGCTGGGGCAGGTGCAGCCTTCACAAATGTGGTGGGATATGAACTATTATAGAACTTTAAGGATAAGTGGGATTTGGACAAGGAGAGAGGCGAGGAGAGAGTGAGTAACGGGACAGCCTGGCCTTGGCATCGGAACCCTGAGTTCCAGCCCCAGCTCTGCTTCCAACTCATTTGTGTCCTCAGATAAGTCTAGCCTGTCTGGCCTCCATTTCTCTCATTTGAAAAGCCCTTGCTCAGTCTAGACCTCCAAGATTATCTTGTGTATTTACTACAAAGAGAACGCCAGGGGGCAGCACAGGATTGCAACTTCTTCATAGAGTCACTCCTGTGTCACTGTCACTTTACCTAAAAACAGTGTCACCAACTCTTAAGGGAGGCAGCAGCTCTGAGCCAAGGCACTCTCAGGGACAACGAGGGAAGACCCAGACAGAGCCACCCCTCAGACAAAGCCCAGCTGCCTGGAGTTTGGGAAAGGAATCTGCAGAACACTAACAAACACAACCCCATGCCAAGAAGTCCTGCGGCCAAAATCTTTTTTGGTCTGACTCTAATGTGTCTCTATCTGGAGGCTTTCCAACCACAACTCTTCCCGATAGGACTTCCCTCTCTGAacctttgttgattttctgatGCTGTTTCCCCAGCCAAAAGGTGGACTCAGCCAACCCGATTCCTGGACTTTAGTGCGGGAGGAGGGAGTAGAGTCAGTGACTCTACCTGTCTGAAACATGGCGCTAACTCCTGGATCGCAGAGGTGACTGAGACATGCCCTGGGTGGGGTTGGGATGTGAGGGGAGGCTCATGCCCAGCAGAGAACCCTGAGACTGTAGCAAAGGGTGGGCATGCATGAGGCAGTTAACATGAAGTCAAAGGTGGGGTGATTTCCAAGCCAGCCAGCCAGAGGATGTGTCAGCTCCTGGTTGGGTTCCTAACCTCTCCTTGGCTTCCCCCTGGCCTCATCCCTCATCCCTCCCAGATGTACACTGACCTCCACAGAGTCCCCACCGCCTCCTCACCTGCCCTCCTaaccttcccctcccccacccgccTGGCTCCCTTCAGACAGACTCATGCACCCTGGGGCCTGGGGGTGCTCACTCACTCTGGTGATGGAGGAAGCTGTAGAGCTCCTTCATGACTGCCGTCTTCATGATCTCTCTGAGGAAGGCATCCTGTTCAGCCAGCTCCTGGGCACTGAAGTGCTCCCCATGACCTGTCGCCCGCTGGTAGTTGTTGAGGAGGTTGATGAAGGCTGCATAGGTGGGCTTGGAGAACAGCTTCTCATTGACATAAGTGAAGAGTctgggggaggcagagggaaaCCCACTGAGAGCCCCAAACACGGGGCAGCAACCCCTCCAGAGACTTCTAGACAGGCCAGGGGCAGGCAGGCGAGGGCTGGCTTCAGGAGCCGAGGGGGCACTTTGGGTACTCTTGAAAGCCACAGTCAGGTCACTTTTCTTCCACCTCATGTTTTGGAAGAGCTGTTCTATCCTCAACCTGGCTAATCACAGAAACCCTCCCAACTGGATATCCACAGTCGCTCAAGATGGCTTTGTCTCTAgagacctatttttttttctgctctcccTTTGATCCTGCCTGACTTGAGGATAAAAGAGCTAAGGCATCAAAAGAAGCAAGGATGGGGGCGAGATTTGGGGGGTAGGAAGAGGAACTACGGGAACTCACGGCTTTGGGCAGCGATCCCTTTGGTCTCTGGTCTCTGACGGGGAGATGCAGTTTTGGCTATTGAGAATGATATCTTCCTTCTGGGCTTTGTTGGTGTCTGCCCTGTAGATCTTCTCAGAAATGCTCTGAATCTCCTCTTTGGTTATGGCATCACTGCTGTGGGAGAAGCCCTCTGGGAGGAATTAGGAGAGGGGTGGCCTCAGAGCCAGAGGGAAGCGGGGTCGGGCAGGAAATTGTCTGTGTGCATCCCCTCCTGGGCACCTTCAAGAAGCCAGCATGGACAGAGGGGAGCCACAGTTGGACACCCTAGTGGTAGCCCAGAGCCTAAAGGACCTGTAAAATCAGCACAGGCATTGCCCACAGAATGTCCCCCGGCCCCTTCCCCCTAGGAGGAGTCTCACATTTgggcatgcatcagaatcacctggaggcccTGGTAGACCAGGAAAGTGAGTcccacctccagagtttctgattaaGTAGGCCAAGAGTGAAGCCCCagagtttgcatttctaacaagttctcagacattgctgttgctgctggtccagggaccacacatTGAGAACCTGCTCTAGAGTCCTTCTGTCTCTGCAGCTTAGCTAAGGGAGCAGAAGACTAACCGTGGTCACTACACAGGCTCTCAAAATCTTTGCAGCAGTTCCCAAACTCTTGGCAGCGGGCATTGCAGTGACATTGGTGGTGCTTGTCGAAGGCTTCGTAGCAGCGGCCCTGGCAGGAGGTGGGTGCCGAGTACAAGTCTGAGAAGAGAGGGGAGGTGTGTCCCGGGCTGACCTCTAGAGGTCGCTCTGAACACCCCGCAGGCCGTCCCTCCCTAGCCTGGCTCTCTTGACTCTGCCCAGCAAAGATCTCcagggaaggaaaacaaacaagccTAATTCGTGCACACCCTTCACAGTCAGGAAGTCCTTTCTGATGCCGATCTTTACTTTCTGGCATGCTGTTTTTCTAATCTTcccattctaaaaataaaatctcttccacttccctctccaggcctcaggcTCTCTTTCCTAGCTACCCTCCCCCCATAGCCCCCCCAGGCTGGCTGAGCCCCACCAGGCTTCTTCCTGCCCAGGTTCCCAGAGTCCAACAAGCCTCTCTCATCTGGCTGAGGCCTCTGCCTGGTGCCATTGCCATGGCCACCCCTCCTTGTCACCCTCATGTCCCTCCTGCTTTATCTTGAGGGCCCCCCTTTGGGGAGGTAGGCTCACTGCTGGCGAGGgcctcttctgtctcttcctccgGCTGTGGCAATGGCTCTGACTCTTTGTGGTCCTCTGCaggtaaatagaaaaataaaatcaccaatAACCTGAGAATTCCCCTGCTGCTTGGTTTCTAGTTCTCTGCTCCCCCAGCCTCAGGGGACAAGCAAGGGCACTGGGTGCAAATCCCGACCAGGGGCTGGGGTCCAAAGGACGGGCACCAAATAATGaggatgaaaacagaaaatggaagatgtttccaATGGAAGACACATTATAGGAAacttataaaaaaggaaaataatttcccCAGGTGACACATCTGGATTGAAAACTCTGATTTTGGTGATGAAACCTCCGATTTAACAAAAGTTGACAGATGGATAGAGCCTTGATGCTGTCCTAATGACAAGGCCCTCACTTAGGAACATCCTGTACCTAGGAAAACTTCTCATCAGAGTTCAGGGTAAATTCTCAGGGCCTCAAGGAATAAGAGCTGTTTCCTGAGATTCcaacttcccttctttctttgccCCACTTGGAAATGGCCACAAAGACTGTGTCTAGGGAAAGGGCATGTTCAGAAAAGCACATTCCTATTGCTGCCCCACTCCCTTCACCTGCAAGCTGAGTGACTGTAGCTCAGCTCTGGGCAGAGAAGGGTGGATTTGAGGTTGGCGGTGGTGTGGCAGGGAGAAATGTTCCTGGGGACTCTGAGTTCCTCTCTCATCACACAGTGGAATAATACCCCCCCAACCCCTCCATACACCCAACAAACAATACTGTGACAAAGTGATTCAGAATCTACTAGTGAGTTTACTGAAAAGTTATTACCATCAGAACTACCAGTCAAGTTATTCTTCAGTCAGCAAACATCTTCTGatcacttactatgtgtcaggctaTGTTCTAAGTGCTGGCAATCCATGCACTCTGACTCCCAGCTGTGAAAACATGCTCACTGAAGCCACGTTAGGTAATGATGTGACAAAGCAGAAGATCATTAATCTGGGAGTTGACAACATTGGAAGCACCTAAACAATTTGATGattcatacattatttttttcaagtattcATTTAAAACTATGCAGTTAAAGGTGGCGCATGTCCTGTTCTAATTGGTGGGCTGGAAATGACGGTATGGAGATGTTGTGCCATGTGGTCCCTTCACTAGAGGAAGAGTGGTATGAATCGTGTCCGTCACTGTGATGACACCATGCAGTCTTCCTGGCGGTACACGAGTTGTGAGAGTTTGCTaccattttcacatttttgtgattTAAATTGTTGAATAACAATTAGTAATGTCATacatactaaaatattatttttatcattttacccTTTTTTAGAATTTGGTACTTAAACTTTCAAGATATTGTTAATACTGATAGTTCAGACAGAATTCTAGGTAAATGACATCTACTGTATTTTAAGTTGGGGGCATCCTAGAAAACCTGAGAAAAGTGGTGGCCAAAGTCCTGACCCTGCCTCTGTCTCTCGGTGCTTTCTGTCCAGATCCTTAGAGCCCCTGTCAGCTCTGAACGCTGCTCTGGCCTGCTGGACACCCAGGCCAATGGCCCCTTAGACAGGCTGGACGTGCCTTCGTCTCACAAGGAGGCTCACCAGTACACAGATGTTCGTAGTCTTCGCAGCAGTTCCCATGCCGGAGACACCGGCGGTCACACTGGCAGGCAGCGTCCCGGTTAAATTTCTCATTACATCGAGATGCACAGGATTCCATTTTTCCTATAGTCAGTAAAGGTCACAAACTCAGCTCTATGGAGACCCTGTTCTCCTCCCCAAGGTGCCTCCTACAGGAGGGTTCACAGATCAGGACAGGAGTGTACCTGGCAGGGAAGGGCATTACTCTCTGCAAGGGAGAAGTACATCCACAGCCTCCCGTGCACAACATAAGCCTCCCCACTGCCCAACACCCACCAAATATTTCAAGGCTTATCAAAGAGACCAGGATTACAAACCCAAATCGGCATTTGGGTTAGGCCCAGAACATAAACAAGTAAAGAAGCAGGGTCTGAGGCAGTAGGAAGAAATGGAGACTGTGACAAGCTTGAGAGCAATGCTCCATCTGAAATTCACAGCTGATGCTCAGCTCCAGCTGATTGTTGCCATGTTGGGATGTGGGCTCAGTGTTGCCAGagctcccattttttttttcaagataaatCTTCATTTTGATGTGAAATTTTCCAACCATGTAAAACTTTAAGCACACCAAAGCAATAGGTCTGTGAACTGGGTGTGGCCCACAGGCCCCCTTCACCTATCATGTAGATGCTGTCCCAGGGATGTCCCCTGCCCTCTGACCTTCCCCGGGCTCTTATCCCATCCCTGTTATGTTCTTTGCTTCTTTGCTCTTCTCTCCCCTTCATGTGTCTTCTCTGTACCCTCTTTCCCCCTGTGTCACATCTTTCTGTTATTTCCCATCTTTGGAGTACATTCAGATTAATTTATGCTCAGGGTGGGGAATGAGGTGGGTACGGGTGAGAATTGGGCTCTGGCCTAGCATTCTATTGTGTAACCACAGACCACATCCCCCACTGCAGCCAAATGGTTTGCAGAAGCAAGGTTTTGGTCGCAAGGGACGTAAGACAAGACATTTTGAAGGAACAGTGGAAACCCACTATCCACTCTGGGCTTTAAGGGTGATAAGAGTCTTTGTTCGATTTGAGGTTCCTGAGGTTTGGATTTCACGAACGCTGGCTTCAGAGGTCATACTGTGGGTTACAGAGAATGCCAAGATCAGAGTCAGAGTTACCATCGGCATCAGAATTTGTatcagtgaggaaactgaaacctAATTTGGACCAGGGTTGGGGTTAGTTAGGTTAAGAACTACAGTTAGGATTTGGGCTTGAGTTAAATTAGTTGATAAATTAACAATTTTGTATTGATATTTGGGTAAGGAACAGGAATAGACTTAAGATGACATTCGGGGTTGAGGAATGTGTCAGGATGAGAAAAGATGAATAATCCCTGTTTTGTTTGGGGGCTTGGTTCTGGTTATGATTCAACACAGGTATAGTATCTTAATTTAAGCCTGAAGTGGTTAGAGCTCAAATATTAGAGGTTGGGTTTAGTTACCAGTCCCTAGTGTTGGATTCTGGGATTAGGGTTGATACTGTGTCTAATGAGGGACGGCATAGCAGAGAGGTTAAGAACCTAGACTCTGGCGCCAAACTGCTTGAGGTTGGAATTCTGCTTCCACTGCTTtctagctatgtgatcttgggcaagttatttaaacttctgtgccttggttttcttatctgtaaaagtgGGATGATAATGGAGCCTATCTCATAGAAtatttataagaattaaatgagttaatatgtgtaaagcaCTTAGGACAGCAAGTGACACATAGTAGTACTATAGAAGTATTTGTTAGGTGAATAAACGGTGGCAATATTTCATGCCCATCTTCCAAGTAACAAGTGTTCAGACTGGGTGGAGAAGTCTTTCCTGTGTGGTGGCCCTATTGACACACTTAATCTAGCTGACACTCTCCCAGGGTTTCAACAGGGCCATCCCTTGGGCTGGGTTGTCAGCACATCTGTGTTGCGGGTTTCCTGGCTGACTTCATCACTACGGGTCTGTATTCTTTTATATCAGAGAGGCATCGGGTCAAGGTTAACCCAGGTCTTCAGACAACTTCGCATTGTCAGGCCTCCAAGGTGGCCAGGAAGGCAGGTTTCCAGTTCCTAAAAGAGACCAGGCCCAAGGCCACTTGTTCCTTCAGGCCCACAGGAACTCCTCTTGAATGTTAAATGATGCTCCCTTGGAGCCTGAATGCAAAGATCTTAAGGAGAAATTTTCAGCCCATCAGCTCCCTACTCAGTCAGCCTGGCAGTACACCCAGAATCCAAAGGGAGAGAATTCAGGCAAATCAGGGCAATGTTTTTAATGGGCCAAATCAGCAGAGTCCAGGGAAAGAATTCACTTCATTCCAGCAGCTGGCACCAGTTGAGAAGGGTTGCAAGCGAGCAGTCAGCTGGACGTGCAGGAGAGCACCCCCGCCGGCCCAAGCTGAGTGGGCTTTTTCATCTCTGCTCAAAAACTTTGTCTCCAGCAAGAGCCTCATGCCAGCACTTTCTCACATTTCTCTGTGCACTTGGTCTGCTTCAAGGTGACCTTGGGATTTGAcggtggagggcaggggtgggaggaacTTTTCCTCACAGGCACTTTGCCGTGACGTTCTGGGGACACTCTGATGAGTAACTAGTCACCCTAACTCACTCCAGCACCCCCACACTGTGCCATTGACACCAATACTCTTGAGTAAGCCTTGCTCCCCAAGCCAGGTACCTGAATCACTGCTCTAGTAACCTGTGCCTCTTGTTCCTCTGCCTCACCTCTCTGACTCTCTGCCTTTCTTCATTTGAGTCTTTCCTCTCTTGGGTTCAGATTCTTCCTCTAGTCCCTATGAAATGCTCAATTTCTCTGTACTTTCTAAGACTTCAATATGCCAGAACAGCCACTCCCTATCCATACTGGCCATCAAGAAAGCTTGGTCCCAAGCCTGGGTGGACACAGTGTCCCTGTACACTGGCGCTCAGCCCCTCTGATGACTGGGACATTCTACCTCTCAGAAGGCCCCAGATGCTGTTTCCATGGAGACCTAGTCAACCAAGAAGCCTCACCCCTTGGACTAGCTTCCTGCCTCCATTCACAACCAAAAAAATCAACCAAGGTTCTCCACAGACATCCAGCTCATAAAGGAGGACCTGAGGCTGTCAATGATTCCCTGTGTGATTCATATTCTTGCCTCTCAGTTCTGAGATGTTGAGATAGTATCAACAAGTGCAGAGCCTCTTCTCTGCCACCATAGGAGGCCTCACACACTTGACCTCACTTCCCATCCATCCCACAGACGAAGCAGATACTGCCCTCTGACCCAGCAGCAAGAGCTCCACCTGCACTTCTAAAGTTACTGCTACCTCTGCCCTCAGGGATGTCCTCCCAGGGACCAAATGTCCAGAGTTGCTCTCCTTTCCTAAGGCTGGGATATGCCAAGCCTGCTGGCCACCCCTCCACATTAAGCCCCCCCAGGTTCCACCTTCCTCCCCACCAACAGGGCTGAGGCCAGTGGCTCCCAGGCCCACCCTCATGCTCTCCCACTCCCTCTCCACCAGTAGGGCCCAGGCAGAGCTGGTTCCTGGTAAGGTGCACTATCTCATCCACGGTTGAGAGGCACAACTTTTTCTTCCAAgggttttccatttaaaaatcccATTAGGGGTTTCCTTTCCACAACCCCATTGGAAATGACCCCAAGTGGAAGTTTGTCCCAAGAATATTTATAGTCATAATCATAGCAAATTTCCAATTCACTGAGATCTCACTTTGCACCAGGTGCTTctcatacattatctcatttaatcctttccaCAGTCCCATACAGGAGTAACCCAGTGGAAAGACTGTTTCTCCTGTGGGCAGAGGAGGATTCTCCCCACACTCCTCAGCTCAGCCCCTCCCTTGGCAGTCCTTCCCACCCGCCCACTAGCTACCAATTAACACATCAGCACCAGCATTTTGCACAGTTACTAAACAAGAACATGGTCCTGTTCCTCTGCCAGTCCCATCCCCTGAACCTCTTATAACTGTGGGCCAGGTCCCTTCTCTATTCTTTAATTCCCCTAACACTGCAACAGAGATCCATTCCTCTGACCCCTGTACAGCCCCAGATAGGACGTGGCCCACCTCCTGGTTAAGGATCCTTCCAGTTTCCTCCTAAGCCTGCCCACCTCCTAAGGCACTACACAAAGTAAGATCACACCCTAGACAACCTCACCTGTCACCGGGCAGTGGAAGGAGTGACCAAGAGCAGCCAGGCCACTAGACCCCATGGAACCCAGCCCTAGCTTTATACCATACAGTGGCCCCAGACAACAAAATCTTGGGGAGATCAAAAGTCAGGCTGGACTAAGGGACGTTTGGGGCTGATCCTCCAAGGTGTCAAGAAGGGACTTCCATGAAATCAGACCATCAGCCCTACAACTCTCTCCACATAGTCCAATCCATTCCAGGAACAACACCTGCACCCTCAGACAAGGACAACCCAAAAGAGTTCTGTGGGTTTAGAACAGAGCTTACCCTCCCTTGTCCCATAGCCCTGCCCTCTACCAGTTCCCCAATTCTCTGCTTCTTTAGGCAAGATCCCGCCCTGCCAGCAATCCCATGCCCGGCAGATAGTGACTTACCAGCCCAGGCCAGGCTGCACAGCACGGCCAATACCAGGGGGATGCAGGCCCTCATGGTGCCCAGCTGGAGGCCAAAAAGGGAGTGGCTGTTGTACTTTCACTAGAGTCAGATGAATGTCACAGCTCTCAAATGAGCCTTATTCCTCAAGCTGATCCTTTTAAAGACACCAGGACTTGTAGAGCTGGTGTCTCCAGATcctttcaggaagaaaaatggaagggAGGGACCCTAGATGGATAGGAGGTGGGGCCCTACAGCTGTTTGAAGCCTGAGGGAAGGTGACTAAGCAGGCAGGTAATGCCAGATGTTGAGAACAGGTAATGCTAGCTGTTTGCAGCTTTAAAAATAGGTCATGCAGGCAGGCACACCAAGATGGGTCCAGTTGGGGGGGGTTCTTTGTCCAAATTAGGGACACCTATGGGCTGATCTCTGGGTGATCCCCACCAAACAGACACCTACTTCCAAGTCTCAGACCTGACTTTCCAAGGGGCCACAGGTTGGATTCATCTTCAAATTCCTGATGCTTAGCATGACACTGGCACACAGTAAGGTGATTGGTCCAAGTTTGACAAGCAGTTTAAGTGCCCAAGCAAGGGTTGGGGTCATTGGACAGAGACATATAGGATGTGTCTGTCAGAACCAGGGCTATTCTTattaccaccaagcccagcataGCTAAATCAGCCACATGTAGCTGCGCATGGCTAAATCACCCTAAAATATTATGCAAATGACTCTTATTGAGTCAGCCTCTGGGGTTTAAATGTTTCAGATTCCTTATGAGGCAGGGGAGGGGCAAGAGGCCTCTTAAAGGCAACTGAAGGCCCACTCTTCTTCCCCTGGGAGCCCAGGGTTTCGCTCCCTTCACCCCCACTTACACTCCTCTCCTCAAGAACTCCTCCCCAGTGAGGTTCTTTTGTTTCCAAGTCCAAAAGAAGAGGAACAGCTCCCCGTG includes:
- the ENDOU gene encoding uridylate-specific endoribonuclease — translated: MRACIPLVLAVLCSLAWAGKMESCASRCNEKFNRDAACQCDRRCLRHGNCCEDYEHLCTEDHKESEPLPQPEEETEEALASNLYSAPTSCQGRCYEAFDKHHQCHCNARCQEFGNCCKDFESLCSDHEGFSHSSDAITKEEIQSISEKIYRADTNKAQKEDIILNSQNCISPSETRDQRDRCPKPLFTYVNEKLFSKPTYAAFINLLNNYQRATGHGEHFSAQELAEQDAFLREIMKTAVMKELYSFLHHQNRYGSEQEFINDLKNMWFGLYSRGNEEGDSSGFEHVFSGEVKKGKVTGFHNWIRFYLEEKEGLVDYYSHVYDGPWDSYPDVLAMQFNWDGYYKEVGSAFIGSSPEFEFALYSLCFIARPGKVCQLSLGGYPLAVRTYTWDKSTYGNGKKYIATAYIVSSA